A single window of Hyla sarda isolate aHylSar1 chromosome 2, aHylSar1.hap1, whole genome shotgun sequence DNA harbors:
- the LOC130357551 gene encoding serine-rich adhesin for platelets-like: MAHGSLTSSFQDDSSADTAHGSLTSSLQDDSSADTAHGSLTSSLQDDSSADTAHGSLTSSLQDDTSIDSAHGSLTSSLQDDSSADTAHGSLTSSLQDDSSADTAHGSLTSSLQDDTSIDSAHGSLTSSLQDDSSADTAHGSLTSLQDDSSADTAHGPLTSSLQDDTSIDSAHGSLTSLQDDSSADTAHGSLTSSLQDDSSADTAHGSLTSSLQDDSSIDSAHGSLTSSLQDDSSIDSAHGSLTSLQDDSSADTAHGPLTSSLQDDSSADTAHGPLTSSLQDDSFADSAYGHLTYLQDDSSADMAHGSLTSLQDDFSVDSAHGSLTSSLQDDSSADTAHFFLTPSLQVVFFPMD; this comes from the coding sequence ATGGCTCATGGATCTCTGACATCTTCTTTCCAGGATGACTCCTCTGCAGACACGGCTCATGGTTCTCTGACATCTTCTCTCCAGGATGACTCCTCTGCAGACACGGCTCATGGTTCTCTGACATCTTCTCTCCAGGATGACTCCTCTGCAGACACGGCTCATGGTTCTCTGACATCTTCTCTCCAGGATGACACCTCTATAGATTCGGCTCATGGTTCTCTGACATCTTCTCTCCAGGATGACTCCTCTGCAGACACGGCTCATGGTTCTCTGACATCTTCTCTCCAGGATGACTCCTCTGCAGACACGGCTCATGGTTCTCTGACATCTTCTCTCCAGGATGATACCTCTATAGATTCGGCTCATGGTTCTCTGACATCTTCTCTCCAGGATGACTCCTCTGCAGACACGGCTCATGGTTCTCTGACATCTCTCCAGGATGACTCCTCTGCAGACACGGCTCatggtcctctgacatcttctctccAGGATGACACCTCTATAGATTCGGCTCATGGTTCTCTGACATCTCTCCAGGATGACTCCTCTGCAGACACGGCTCATGGTTCTCTGACATCTTCTCTCCAGGATGACTCCTCTGCAGACACGGCTCATGGTTCTCTGACATCTTCTCTCCAGGATGACTCCTCTATAGATTCGGCTCATGGTTCTCTGACATCTTCTCTCCAGGATGACTCCTCTATAGACTCGGCTCATGGTTCTCTGACATCTCTCCAGGATGACTCCTCTGCAGACACGGCTCATGGTCCTCTGACCTCTTCTCTTCAGGATGACTCCTCTGCAGACACGGCTCATGGTCCTCTGACCTCTTCTCTTCAGGATGACTCCTTTGCAGACTCAGCTTATGGTCATCTGACATATCTCCAGGATGACTCCTCTGCAGACATGGCTCATGGTTCTCTTACATCTCTCCAGGATGACTTCTCTGTAGACTCAGCTCATGGTTCTCTGACCTCTTCTCTCCAGGATGACTCCTCTGCAGACACGGCTCATTTTTTTCTGACACCTTCTCTCCAAGTGGTTTTTTTCCCCATGGATTAG